TTcaaatattgtgaaataagaatctaaaatgaaatgtgttctatacttatatttgaatgttaattttgaatgcagttgtttataaattgtatgttaaaatgttttagtgCCCACCTTCATTATTGAGCGAACGCATAGCTAAaagaagttttatatataccttGTCATTTGAGTGGATACAAAGCTCATTGAAAGTTTTGTTAGGTAAGAGGTAGGTcacatgaataattaaaattgtattgttttaaggaatttttatctaaacataaaaaatcaaaactctTTGGCATTGTGGTATCTCATATCACACAAgagaaatattcattaatgtatatttaaatacttacagACATGGGAGTTTCTCCTGACCGAATTGTGAGAGATTTATgggttttaaaatatcatcataaaaCTATAGCAGAGAGGTTACAGAAGATAAAAGATTTGGGTATAGATCCAGTTTATCCATGGATGGTGAGGTGCTCAGATGATATTCTTAAtaggtaaatatttgttatggtCACTAAGTCTTCTGCAgaccattttatttaatgccaTCATACAGACCAGTAATAACTATCACATCTGATGATAAATGGGTTATGATAACGGTACTTCTCACATCTTTAACATcctttttacacaaaattgGCCTGCTACTTGATAGATGCAAGGGATTCAGGCACTGCACTGCCATAACCAACATGCCTGCAGCCACGGAAAATTCACCCTTGATAACATAGTGTCGAAAGATGAAAAAGCACACAATGAATAATCAATATACCTTGGCACTTTCATAGCAATAAAGGTACTTTTTATGAGACACACTACTCAAGCATAGATAGTGCCCTAAAACTCCACAGTAGCCTTATGGATAAACAAAGCTAAGTTGCATCAATATATTGCATATTGATGCAACTTAgtgaaattgaaacaaatttagtGAAAGTGATGGTCACCAGAGGTTGCCCACAAGGAGGAGTTCTCACACCGCTCTTCTGGAACTTGTTTGTAAACGACTTGATCAGCACtcttaataaatactattccATACTATTGGTTACACATATCTCTGGTAAGTTTATGTGAAATTACACAAAAGGGTCTATGAATCGTTGAGCGCTGGTGAGCGAGTGTGGCGAGCAACAAATATGATCCTACAGTAAACCTGTGCAAGACAAGAATTATAAGTCGGATTCCCAATTTGCGAAGACTGCATCTACGCATAATCACAGGGCATAGTTCCTTCAATAAACATCTCTTTCATTTAGGGATCAGTGACAGCCCATTATATAGAGCATGCATGATGGTTGCAGAGTAGAGGGGCAAGACAATTGGTTTCTCAAAGCAACTTGTGAAGGCCTGCACAAGCTGCTTAGCTTCATAGAGGGGCTAggataatagaaaataatagatagaagataatagataataacttTGACTAATTACCCTTCTATTTCTTTTCACACAATTAAGCGCCTGACGTGGAGTTGCGGAAACATgctcttattaatatatatcttctCATTTTTCAGGTACATTGAAATCTATCAagaaacaaaatcaattttagGAAATGATAAATCAGTAAAAGTGTACATAGCCAATagattaaacacaaaattggAAGTTGTTGAGGAAATGTACACCAAAGTTCCTACTCTAGAACGCATTAGAGTCAGCAAGgtatttctttgaaaataaatatttgctgcGATTAAATTACCCTGCAATATCAggatttgtaaaatataaataacacaatattctgcctaataatgtaaattctgtgttttttttttaacaggtGAAGAATTTTTTCGATTTTCTCTTCAGTGAAGGATTTACTACTGAAGATATTATAAGTAAACCAAGAGTATTAGCAGCTTCACAAAAAACTGTACAAGAGAGATTAgaaaagctaaagagtttaggacttgaagaaataaatttgaatatccTTTGCAGAAGTAGAAAAggattcaaaaaatattatgaaagtttACAATCTGCATCTAGAGAACAATGATGCAGGTCTtccttattcaaatttaacagGTGAACTGCGAGTTAACCttgaaattttctatttcgttataaataactttttatgttttaaatttcaactaaTAGCCTAACATATAACTGCTTGATTCTGcatatctgttttttttaatgactttTGAGGATATGCATTGGATCAGTGATAATGATAAGATAATATGCATATGATAAGACACAAatctgttatttttgtataattaattttcaaaataaatttcagctgtatgtttgataataaattttagatcactttaaaacatttacatcacaatgattataaaaaaatactctgTCTTGTACTCTTGggtgatttaaattttttaaagtgctgtgtattgttgttgttttataacatggaaacaatgtataaaatgaaaataaacgtttCTTTCTACCTTTCAAGTATAATAGTTGGAAAtaacactttttaataaagatcaGATTAGTATTTATCACATCTTTATTTTCTGAATAATTGATACACTcctatattataatgacaaaattataaaaggtacacataatattacgAATTTTGTTAATGTACTTCATCCCTaattcctttcctttaattaccaattttttattacgaaaataatatttaattgaaatgaaaacatgaaaattttatttaatataaattataacaagttCACAACAAAAACCATTAAATGTTGATGCATTAAATGTGCAATGTATGAATGGAATGAGTTACATAAATGACACTACTCtagtttttttcaaatacacagagaaacaaacattatgATAGAAAAGGTATTTTGTTATGTTACTTTTTAACTAAGTACCattcaattacattataaggcatttacttgaaaataaaaataatacagcatttattaatttagtgtAGTGTcacatgtaaatattatctacctaaggttatgttaaaattatatataatgtgagGTCTGAGTAGAAATCAGTTTCCTATCTTGCTAAGTCAATTTAAACTACTGATGAGCACACTGAACACCCTGCCCTGAATGCATTTGATCTTCATCATCACTAGCATAGGCTTCTTCCCTGCCACGACTCCTCTCACTAGGTGTATAGTCCATCAGATTTACTTCCTCAACATCTTCCCCTGTAGGCATAACAAAGGCAGCACGAGGTGGTAATACAGTTTCTATTTGCTTTAACTGCTCCTCAGTAGCAAAGTTATTTTCTGGGAATGTTACATCAAACTTTATGTACAAATTTCCCTTCTCAAATGGATTCTTGTATTGGGGCATTCCTTCTCCAAGTATTCCTTTTAAATCTCCTGGTTTAATCACCTCCCCTGCAGCATGTCTAATCAGTAGATCACGTCCATCCAAATGCTTAACAACAAACTCAAATCCACATAGAGCTTCTGTTAAAGAAATGTCATGTTTAATGATTAGATCATCACCACTTCTTTGGAACACATCATGTGGTTTTTGTTGTAGTACAATGATAACATCTCCTGGTTCTGTATCAGGTTGTTGATCACCTTCTCccctaaatgttattttttgattttctcGCATTCCTTTTTCTACATGCACTTCcaatattttagtttcatttaGTACTTTTTTACCTTTACATTTAGGGCATTTATCCTTTTCACTAATAGTTTCACCTTGTCCTTGGCAAGTATGGCAGCGTGTTTGGAACTGGCGTGTCATGTTGGGCGCCATCTGTTGATAAGACACTTTAATGCCTTGACCATGACAGTCTCTACATGATACTACAGATCCAGGTTTTCCACCTACACCTTTGCAGGGTCCACATATCACATTTTTACTCAACTGCAACTTCGCAGTTTTCCCTACGTATATATCTTCTAAAGACACTTTTAATGTATGAACTGTGTCTTCACCACGGGCTCGTCCACGGCTCCTTCCACCACCACCCATTCCGAAAATATCACCAAAAAATTGGCGAAATAAATCATCTTGAGGGAAGCCACCGCCCTGGCCACCCTCCTGTAGTCCTTTCAAGCCATACTTGTCATAAGTTTGTCGTTTTTTGGGATCAGAGAGAACTTCGTACGCATaactaatttctttaaatctaTCACCAGCCGCAGGATTTTTGTCAGGATGATATTCTTTAGCTAACTTGTGGTagttctaaaaatatacaaaataaattaatatatatgtataattcagGGACACAAAGCATGCTAAATTATCAGTACCTAGGTACTATTACGTCCACATGCACATAAATAATCGATAATGTACAAAACTTACTCTTTTTATTTCCGAATCACTTGAATTCCTCGTAACACCTAGTACttcgtataatttattatcagccATCGTTTCTATGAATCTTTATTGTAAAAGGAAGTAATTCTGATGCAGCTGATGAAATACGAAAGGAAGGAATAAAGAAATCTACAGTCTACAGATACAGTACAGACTATAGATCCTAGATGATGCTTTAccatagataattattttaaaactaaagcaGTAGTCTATTATTTTAGGTAaactagttttattttagttttataatattatagcattCAAGTGCTTTATATTGAActagttaaaattaatgatttatgaGTATGATAATAAATCAACCAAATAGCGAAAACATTCATAACCTATAGaatcaaaatagaaaaaaaatatatgtatatatataatatatatatatatataatattctgtaaCAGATAACTTAATACAATACTTCCGTTTCTTTTTCTACTTTTCTTTGGCCCAGTGTTGCCTCTCTAGCTCATGTCTAGGTTTTTTTTGGTGATTCAACCCGCTTTTGAAGTCTTTAGCCCCGAAAGGGCTATCCAGTCATATTTCGTACAATTTCGCAATCTTTTGTTTGTCACCATGCAAAAGAAAGGTTTGTTTATGAATTAAGCGTACTGAATCTGATCTAATCATCCAGCAAAAATGCTCGGACACAAATTAgacagtatttatattaaatttttagttttatagcattgaaatgctttataaatgagaaattttgaaagaatagaaaaattttgatcctgcctcgtgatcaaaatttttctattctttcaaaatttctcagtatttatattactgaagtataattgaaacaaatttttttttagactgattatacgcttttattaatttgtagcCCTTCCTAGAGTGCCGAATCGTTCTTTTTAGGAAAACAAGTCTGCGTTGGCTTCCCTATCTCAATAGAGACGGATTTTGCCAATATCCATTCATAATAATTGATGTACCTAAGTATGTGTATATCTAGATTGGTATACTGTTCCAATGACTACTGTTAGTTTGTTGCTCTGTACGGACGAAAATTCGTATTTGATTGAACATTCCTTCACTAAAGGAAAGGGTCTGGACTAGAAAgggtcctttcctttattcctcacGTCAATCCCTTCTATCCCTTTCCAGTTTGAAGCCGGCAATCCATTAGCAGAGATGTAAAGTCTGCAATCGGCTAAATGCGGGATGCATTATGCAAGTGtggattataaataagtttctgGAAGTATGGATGAGAACCCTACTACATGCCTGCAAGCGAAcgttatacattaatatttttttcgcaCTTAATTTTTGAGCTAATACTACCTCTAAAGAACCACTACGGGTAGAGGAAAAGAACGGTCCTTTGTGaacactataatattattttagctgACGATAGTGACAGACCAAGCTCGTTCGCCTAGATGCCTTAGTAAGATACGGCTTTATTAAGGCGTTGAGCAGCTTCATTAATATTGCCAGACCGATTTATGCAAAAAGGAACTGTAAGTACcacaattgtatttttctaatGCAATTGGACACTTAattaacacataaatacatagtaCTGATAAATACAtagacctttttttttaagtgtctAAAAAGTTTCGTAGTCTAGAAAACAGTATAGACTCTGCAGAGTCATAGTTGTTGGGAAAAACCCAAGTGGTCTATCGTTCCAAAGCTTTCATCTTACACACTTAGAAGGAAGGAACATTTAAATCACCGCAAACTATccgttttttgttttatttaattataaaaaaatgtacttgtataatgaaaattatttatatcttttttccCAACTGATAAACCAGCAACACGCGTCTAGTTCAGAACTAATAGAACTGTAGCTAAAGTaaagaacaaaacaaattaaaaacggTGTGAATGTATTTAGAGAGAATATATGTTACGTCACTTTGTATGTATagtatttaacatattacataACTTGCGTAAAGCTGACGAACACTTAAAACTTACACGTAAATTTCTACTATCACCCATAACACACCCATGTGTCTAAACATTTGCTTTGACATATTAAACGTGATGTTTtctgttaatatttatgacatcAAAAAGTGAAGAATAAGAAAGTGCCTcgaaggaaaaataaatatgcattacgaaattcaattatgtattatttacatcattggttttggcacgaattggaacGGCTCGCATGGGGAAaggtttttctttgtttaaagcTCCTTAAAATATGGGCGATAGCTAAGcgattttcaattattaattggcacatcaaataacaaaacaaaatggatAAAGGGGATTGATTTCAACTAGTCATATTAAGGAAATCTGAAAAAAGGTCCTGAAAGAAATTTCCTCtaaatttccataaaaaaaatgtcacctctcgtaaatctatttattcctactatttataatttatctaaaaaaatagGACTTCGCAAGTAAGTGCTGCAAAGACGCGCCGTCGTAAAAGCCGGTATCAGATAATGTTAAACACCAAACACTTAAAAGACGAAAACTTCGTCGAAGCTATCTAGATTTTTAGAAAGGGTAGATAGCGTTGTAGTAGTCGCTGTAGTAGTATGTAGCTATATCCCATAATATAGTTTCGCCATTGATTTTTTGCAAGCGCCTGTATACTATAAATCTGTTTATGCTAGTTTAAAAATCATCCATATTGATCAGCAGTGTAAAGTGTAAacctaaaaaattataatattaacgttAAATGCTCGTGATACGTACTACATTGTTTTCTTCCATTTCTTCACTTCatccattattatttcaaacaatttcaACTGTGACCACATTCCtatcttatttttacaatCAAATTGCTTCCCTAACCCTAATAACCCTATAGGTTATCATTTGTCAGCTGGTCGCTGGTGACGTCCTTGACTCTAAATTTTGTCTTATCCATGATATAATCTCTATCATATATGCAACgttgcttaaaaaataataaaaaaaaaataaacaacgaaACACAAAACGTGGTTTTTGTGAAGCATTATGACTTTTTGGATCATCACAGTTTTATTCAttgtcttaattaaatatgttatttagaatgatttaaaaatatcgttacacaatatacgtttttttgtttaatttgtgtatGGCTCGAAGTTCAGAATGTATACGTATAAGTATGTTACGAcgaaattgattaaaaaatcagTATTTTACTGTATTACTTATACGCGATTAGCGGGTATAACATATCTAAATCTGCCACTGGATTGTAcctttgataaatattaatatgagtGTTTATATAGCGGGTGATAAACTTTTTGGTATTAAAAACTATCGCGTACACAGAAGTCCGAAGTCATGAATCGACGTTTCGATTCATAAGTGTGTTTTCACCGATGTATGATGATGTAtgattaatatgaataattatatgtacaatagaTCTATGGATAACCTACCTCAGTAAATGGACTattcaacacaaaaacaatttttcaattcgaagCGAAAGAATAGCAGTTCCTGATAATAACAAACTCTttcgcgttcaaacaaactcttccagcattataataaaagtattaagtTAGGAATTATAGAGATTTGTTCgtgaagtaataaataagcaacaattttaataaatgagcAAGTGCATTATAGTGAATCTATACCAATATGTTAAAGATAGAacttttgttatatatgtCTGTTAGAaacgttttcacacaaaaactgctttctggaccgatttcaaaaattctatcaccattggaaagctgcaactttactGAGTGACTAGctgccacgggcgaagccagaaAGAGGAGCTAGTTAATTCATAAACCTATGCAACGAAGCCACACACTTacatcaaattattatgttcCATTCAGTTTGTTGCAATGACTCAAATACGAAAATACAATAGtgaatagtataataaagCCGAATTGGCATATTTGACCTTGTAGAAAAACGAATAGTGTTCTGTTACCTAATATTTGGcctaaataaattgatgtgGTGGTCTCTTATTAGTATGTGTGTAGCgtgacaatacaatttaacaatCGTTTACATGCTTTACATTATAACGCCCTAAAATAGGTAGGGTAGGTAATATCCGAACCACGGGCGGCGGAAGAAATAGATCGACtcataattatgaataataataacaaaaatctagACCGCGTTCAAATTTTCAGAACTAGGCCAAATTTTGATAGTACCACACTGAAGGCATCAagcttttaaacaaaaaatcggttcacgcagcaaaaatcaattaattaatcatacaTACGAGATTAAGGTGCTTTTATAGACCGTTAACTACCATAGATCTCATAATAAAAGCTTATCGTATGTTGGGCtttattaaatgcattaaaaattttttcaacatCAAAAAGgattaattagttaatttattttaaagcctAGTAAGATCACGTCCTCTTAATTTCTTTTCGCCTATTTGTTATCCATTCTATGATACTAACAAAAGTaaagtacatataaatgtataaaaaaaaaaaaaccaacgGTTAATTTCCGCCTACATTCCCCGCGTTGCTCTTATGAGGGTTTCTTGATCAGGTAAAATATGATGTCCCTGACTTATAGGCGCAGTAACTGACTGTAAAATCGATTTACCCCATCTGGTTAAAGCATTCATTGTATTTTCGAACCCCATTAGATCAAGTcgatcaaaaaatatattatgccgGACCAAAACTTATGCTGGGACACTATTTGCTAGAGgttcaaattattgtatttattatgtacacaGGGAGACGTTGAGGGAGcaatttagattaaatatcatattttgtgtCTACATTGTGTTaaagttttgttattgttcCTTTGTgttttccaaataaataaataacatacataaaatatacagtcaAATTGGGAACATCATCTTTTTTCAAGTCGTTTAATAATGACAAGAAAACCCACAGTAAACAGAAGGAATAAGCTTTgtggtttaataataataaacaatcaacCAATAGACAGTACTATTgtattatgatgaaataaaaatagtcaaTATCTAAGCCTGCGTAAATTAACCGTTTACCTATTAAGGCAATATCTcctaaaaacaacaaatactCGACGCATAAGCTACATGCGCGAGTGCTCAAGGTGTATtaagtattatgtaaattcaTGTTTATATCCGGCTACGACCTCCAGAAGGTCTTTGCAATTACCCATAGGTACTTTTAATATCCAAAAGGAGAGGGACGAGCGGACGGATCTTCTCTCATCATCATATTGGAAGTGAAAGTGAATGAATGTCGGAGTCTTAATTAGAGAGGACGGCTGCGCCTGCGCCAGTTGTTCTGATACCGCCGCGTTCGACGCACTAGCATTGCGTACCGCAAACGAACGCGCCACTTCCCGCAGTCAAACAATCCCATCAACTACAAGGTAGAGGTACGCACAAGTTGCATCTAATcatcaattattaatagtggtgtttattttacaaattcctTGGTACAATAGTGTGGCACACACAGTCGATGTCTCATTGGTGTGCGAGTTATGAATTATACCAAGAGACCGTCCGCTTCGggttaatttaacattttaagtcGTCCAAAAATATTCGAGTTATTATTTcagtaaaaactattttaaaaattaattctaaattatttcgaaatttaattaagatgaTAATTTGTGATACATAATTAACACTATGTGCAGCGCATCCCAAAACATAAATGCCGGAAGTGCAGAGTTTTAATACTtgctaaattttaaataattaattgaacttgcataaaaacaaaactgtttctgaatgttttttcaatattaaacattatgtagatatatttGCTTTCGGCTTTTGAACATAAAAGCTACACAGCTTTCCGTACCATAAAATGCGTCCCAAATCGACGATTTCTCGCGCGGAGCACCTTTTCACGCAAGGAGGTCAGTGAGGCGGGTTTTGCTttcacaaacacaaacaacaaaataaattcatctcACGTATCGATTGTCCTCGACCATCGTTAActgcataaataaaagaaagtgaaCTCATTAACTTGCTTCAAAACAGCTGATTGACCACTT
The Zerene cesonia ecotype Mississippi chromosome 1, Zerene_cesonia_1.1, whole genome shotgun sequence DNA segment above includes these coding regions:
- the LOC119838618 gene encoding dnaJ homolog subfamily A member 2-like, which gives rise to MADNKLYEVLGVTRNSSDSEIKRNYHKLAKEYHPDKNPAAGDRFKEISYAYEVLSDPKKRQTYDKYGLKGLQEGGQGGGFPQDDLFRQFFGDIFGMGGGGRSRGRARGEDTVHTLKVSLEDIYVGKTAKLQLSKNVICGPCKGVGGKPGSVVSCRDCHGQGIKVSYQQMAPNMTRQFQTRCHTCQGQGETISEKDKCPKCKGKKVLNETKILEVHVEKGMRENQKITFRGEGDQQPDTEPGDVIIVLQQKPHDVFQRSGDDLIIKHDISLTEALCGFEFVVKHLDGRDLLIRHAAGEVIKPGDLKGILGEGMPQYKNPFEKGNLYIKFDVTFPENNFATEEQLKQIETVLPPRAAFVMPTGEDVEEVNLMDYTPSERSRGREEAYASDDEDQMHSGQGVQCAHQ
- the LOC119838678 gene encoding transcription termination factor, mitochondrial, with product MFKSPVILFIKRSLFQLHSTVVPYRINVDTLKCDLLQRSLLSSTITYFKSEHTKAESTCDKSKLISKLNLQSEKHAEPFYKLPIKTLSIIYKTTKSDEKHGYCRNRLYYISSQIKCPPSLLSERIAKRSFIYTLSFEWIQSSLKVLLDMGVSPDRIVRDLWVLKYHHKTIAERLQKIKDLGIDPVYPWMVRCSDDILNRYIEIYQETKSILGNDKSVKVYIANRLNTKLEVVEEMYTKVPTLERIRVSKVKNFFDFLFSEGFTTEDIISKPRVLAASQKTVQERLEKLKSLGLEEINLNILCRSRKGFKKYYESLQSASREQ